Proteins encoded in a region of the Cygnus olor isolate bCygOlo1 chromosome 4, bCygOlo1.pri.v2, whole genome shotgun sequence genome:
- the LOC121069168 gene encoding uncharacterized protein LOC121069168 has protein sequence MEGDCDQREGRTSRHHQPCLCCGENAFKFVVAGFALISGMFIALSMQHAQPTHQHLQEQVSHSHLARHPDKWAAVQHRVRRYTKIGTDWPWSQAHVKYTGSMGLNSNKGLNLSTVVMHGAEVYLENEWSWDSTSRLPQLLGKVGQEIKVGCRVVNGSTHQRVTQISVTEVKTKKSQKKNCAMEKLDCWCNFTLVQPVFVVCLWAQNSVGLSFKFKISTTMHSFAALKVPRCHFLAWRAAQYAEVGNQVKLEIRYSQGSITDPRKINGTTVTITAPNGRKWAVLLNCPHESKILSRSELKAEALWYSQDYGYCPHPLINLQVWCQGNLSVEMSPELGGKWLIGGPEGFQKEFPIFAVQRPFVSKIGPYVVKQNHIQELLTSPVRSLKKVVLSLSTVNISSVRPHCTPFLSTLYTGWLAWLHSRSIQGARARRDLLATALGGGGAGLGVLNSMNVEVLANKLEAVTSGVQGLLSPLNSSLASLGMGQWLVSEVLPTWEKISEKDHQVLLQALGIEQNNVSLALSCIQAQTWVQSVVAGILRDGDNGVLPTEIRKIVWDGATDKERQLQAWWRLVNFTHDQVLNAVIAYVLTVAEARIEKVYPIVALGINTNGSVVYPLDHRMWARVSDKKWQSVDLEACILERGLGFICEDDALKASDVCFDTSEGVCHFEINPQSNNKTVLVYVGKGCVCFRTMCKYVQINDIYNQTVFNDSNMCACNVAIIRGCDFVYKPPVFTSQLLIRNYTLYRSITPTPIGMDLSLVKEMLEHANLQQLLENAKAEAKKILITVHHDGNVIKQVIERIKRVGEHHWWEIFFGWSPTATGIFNALLHPVVIILLMQACVCLAMVATCYWIRQVRLCIDSQLNQLGLAKRLLP, from the coding sequence atggaaggcGATTGTGACCAGCGGGAAGGGCGAACTTCGCGGCATCACCAGCCCTGTTTGTGCTGCGgggaaaatgctttcaaatttgTGGTTGCAggatttgctttgatttctggTATGTTTATAGCGCTGAGCATGCAACACGCCCAACCAACTCACCAGCACCTCCAAGAACAAGTCAGTCATTCCCACTTAGCAAGACACCCCGACAAATGGGCCGCAGTCCAGCACAGGGTTAGACGATACACAAAAATTGGCACGGATTGGCCCTGGTCTCAAGCTCACGTAAAATATACGGGAAGCATGGGATTAAATTCTAACAAAGGCTTAAATTTGTCAACAGTAGTTATGCATGGGGCTGAGGtgtatttggaaaatgaatggaGCTGGGATAGCACAAGCAGGCTTccgcagctgctggggaaggtggGCCAAGAAATAAAAGTAGGGTGCAGGGTAGTTAATGGTTCCACTCATCAGCGGGTAACTCAAATCTCCGTAACTGAAGTAAAAACCAagaagagtcagaaaaaaaactgtgccATGGAAAAATTGGATTGTTGGTGCAACTTTACTCTAGTCCAGCCAGTATTTGTGGTCTGTCTCTGGGCCCAAAACAGTGTGGGACTGtcatttaaatttaagattAGCACTACGATGCATTCATTTGCTGCCCTTAAGGTCCCAAGGTGCCATTTTCTGGCCTGGCGTGCAGCCCAATACGCTGAAGTGGGGAACCAAGTAAAACTGGAAATTAGATACTCTCAAGGAAGTATAACTGACCCGAGGAAAATTAATGGCACCACTGTGACTATCACTGCCCCTAATGGCCGTAAGTGGGCCGTGTTATTAAATTGCCCCCATGAGAGCAAAATACTCAGTAGATCTGAATTAAAGGCAGAGGCCTTGTGGTATAGCCAGGATTATGGATACTGCCCACACCCGCTCATAAACCTCCAGGTGTGGTGTCAAGGAAACCTGAGCGTAGAAATGTCCCCCGAGCTTGGAGGAAAGTGGTTGATAGGAGGCCCTGAAGGATTTCAGAAAGAGTTCCCCATCTTTGCTGTCCAGCGTCcctttgtttcaaaaatagGCCCGTACGTAGTCAAGCAAAATCACATCCAAGAGCTATTGACCAGCCCTGTCCGGTCATTGAAGAAGGTGGTGCTGTCCCTGTCTACGGTTAATATTTCGTCCGTCAGACCGCACTGCACCCCCTTCCTGTCCACCCTCTACACGGGTTGGCTTGCGTGGCTTCACAGCCGCTCCATCCAGGGGGCCCGGGCCAGGAGAGACCTTCTGGCCACGGcgctgggaggaggaggcgcCGGGCTGGGAGTGCTCAACAGCATGAATGTTGAGGTCCTGGCCAACAAGCTGGAGGCCGTCACGTCAGGTGTGCAGGGCCTCCTCAGCCCCCTGAACTCATCCCTGGCCAGCCTGGGGATGGGGCAGTGGCTTGTGTCAGAGGTGTTGCCcacttgggaaaaaataagtgaGAAAGACCACCAGGTGCTGTTGCAGGCGCTGGGAATCGAACAAAATAATGTCTCCCTTGCTCTGAGTTGCATCCAGGCCCAGACGTGGGTGCAGAGTGTCGTTGCAGGTATCCTGAGGGACGGCGACAACGGCGTCCTCCCCACCGAGATCCGAAAGATCGTGTGGGACGGGGCCACGGACAAGGAGCGGCAGCTCCAAGCCTGGTGGAGGCTGGTGAACTTCACCCACGACCAGGTCCTCAATGCAGTCATCGCCTACGTCCTGACCGTGGCGGAGGCCCGCATCGAAAAGGTCTACCCCATCGTGGCCCTGGGGATTAACACTAACGGGTCCGTGGTCTACCCACTGGACCACCGCATGTGGGCGAGAGTGTCAGACAAAAAGTGGCAGTCAGTAGATTTGGAAGCCTGCATTTTGGAGCGGGGGCTGGGATTCATTTGTGAAGATGACGCCCTTAAGGCAAGCGATGTTTGCTTTGATACCAGCGAGGGGGTGTGCCACTTTGAGATCAACCCGCAGAGCAATAATAAAACCGTGTTAGTTTATGTAGGGaaagggtgtgtgtgttttagaACGATGTGTAAATACGTGCAAATTAATGACATTTACAATCAGACCGTATTCAATGATTCAAATATGTGTGCTTGCAATGTAGCTATCATTAGAGGCTGTGATTTTGTGTATAAGCCGCCCGTGTTCACTAGCCAATTGCTAATCAGAAACTATACCCTGTATCGTAGTATAACCCCGACCCCGATCGGTATGGATTTGTCGCTAGTCAAAGAAATGTTAGAGCATGCAAATTTACAGCAGCTTTTAGAAAACGCTAAGGCAGAAGCTAAAAAAATCCTAATAACTGTACACCACGATGGCAATGTTATAAAGCAGGTAATAGAGCGGATTAAGAGGGTGGGAGAGCACCACTGGTGGGAAATATTCTTTGGCTGGTCCCCCACCGCCACCGGCATCTTCAACGCGCTCCTGCATCCCGTTGTGATCATCCTGCTCATGCAAGCCTGTGTGTGCCTTGCCATGGTGGCCACTTGTTACTGGATAAGGCAGGTGAGGCTCTGCATTGACAGCCAGCTGAACCAACTGGGGCTGGCCAAGCGCCTCCTACCATAG